In one Lachnospiraceae bacterium genomic region, the following are encoded:
- a CDS encoding cell wall hydrolase — MKGRICFMMLSVMVAVSTGFAYDISAYSYESPLQKAYMNNEHSVVEEDVTLKEVWQQVSEEHIEEASVQLDEIIQAKKEEEQAQARLTQYSFKASQNAAVSVGVSERDILSMIVMAEAGGEDLQGQIMVANVILNRVRAGFGSSVTEVILAPGQFDPASSGTLWSMTPSASVYEAVDRALAGEDYSQGALYFVSSACDYSWFMEALSFIGQHGGHLFFR; from the coding sequence GTGAAAGGTCGAATTTGTTTTATGATGCTCAGCGTTATGGTAGCCGTATCTACTGGTTTTGCGTATGACATTAGTGCATATAGCTATGAATCGCCTCTTCAGAAGGCATATATGAATAACGAACACAGTGTTGTTGAGGAAGATGTCACTTTGAAAGAAGTATGGCAGCAGGTTTCGGAGGAACATATCGAAGAAGCATCAGTTCAGTTAGATGAAATCATCCAGGCAAAAAAAGAAGAGGAGCAAGCGCAGGCAAGGCTTACTCAGTATTCATTTAAAGCTTCTCAAAACGCAGCAGTGAGCGTAGGCGTTTCGGAGCGCGACATTCTCTCTATGATTGTAATGGCAGAAGCGGGCGGAGAAGATTTGCAGGGACAGATCATGGTAGCCAATGTGATCCTAAACCGTGTTCGAGCAGGGTTTGGTAGTTCTGTTACAGAGGTAATTTTAGCTCCTGGTCAGTTTGATCCTGCATCAAGCGGAACATTATGGAGTATGACGCCAAGCGCCTCTGTATATGAGGCAGTGGACAGAGCACTGGCAGGTGAGGATTATTCGCAAGGAGCGCTCTACTTTGTATCCAGTGCCTGCGATTATTCCTGGTTTATGGAAGCACTTAGCTTTATTGGGCAGCACGGAGGCCATTTATTCTTCCGATAA